In Ectothiorhodospiraceae bacterium 2226, a single window of DNA contains:
- a CDS encoding carboxypeptidase regulatory-like domain-containing protein gives MIALLWLGAPLVAGAETTEIFTVSGPWTVPEGVTEVTVEVWGGGGGGGTNGNHGGGGGGGGAYAAATVPVVAGDIYSIIVGAGGGAGAAAGTSQFGPDGGAAPVIAPGGQGGADNSTAAGVGGSGAFGAVTANGCSGGTGQQGGGNMRAGGGGGGSPLNCSVGGDGSANVPGSGGSGEGAGGAGGASGANGADGAAPGGGGGGSGDGGSGGSGARGEVRLSYVITTYTISGTVTNANGEPLANVLVTAEGGHTQEVSTDAGGVFLFDGVTHGSSSIAVTPALQGYTFDPDSHLVPGPVDADVVNVDFTGMPALDHVRLEHPGSGLTCQTTPVVVRLCANADCTKLHTDPTEVSLSPPQAWPDATVTVSAGSALLALRHPTPGVLTLGASAAGAASASQCVSGSGCQFTVHEAGFALELPNIAACSVGEGIIRAVRADPSNPERCIGDGGFASRTASLGFWYTYSDPADGLRGVHVHTESPPIELGGVSPGTPVELEFDEAAEATFSFSYADAGRIALHTRFADDELLMEGAGTFVAVPELVIEAHASGGGGAMTAAGLPSPPDRRHAAGYPFDMHVRAQCADGSISPGLHTPSFALDDIQIEHVLAEPAGGEPGSLAVTAFAVEGGQATVVDQAVSEVGRHILRVVPPDYLDVPMNSVDLVPAARFTPGYFDVLVMDHGCSNSPGMTYSGQALGEVVVNAQRHGGGLTRNYDGALGYAQEVRLVDAANDAETGLSGHVLAASIFANGTASVIRDTGTGAGVTYTFDDVETLPYDLTLRAVDADGISSATGLEDKTEVRSARLRVANAHGTDQLGLPVPLRIESWRDLGGGLATWLIEQDDQCTDIVLGAVKDEAYQEDLSSITIDGIALVNGEGAIELAAPHAYGSVDLVVDLDNAGAPWLKFDWVGSGSAENPKGRASFGIFGGNPKRLYMQERY, from the coding sequence TTGATCGCGCTGTTATGGCTCGGCGCGCCGCTTGTCGCCGGCGCCGAGACAACCGAGATCTTCACCGTCAGCGGGCCGTGGACCGTCCCTGAGGGCGTCACCGAAGTTACCGTGGAGGTATGGGGTGGCGGTGGCGGCGGCGGCACAAACGGGAACCATGGCGGCGGCGGCGGTGGCGGTGGTGCTTATGCGGCGGCGACGGTGCCCGTGGTCGCCGGCGACATCTATAGCATCATCGTGGGTGCCGGTGGGGGTGCCGGCGCGGCGGCGGGAACGTCGCAATTCGGCCCTGACGGAGGTGCCGCGCCCGTGATCGCCCCGGGCGGTCAGGGGGGGGCGGACAACTCCACCGCCGCAGGCGTAGGGGGCAGCGGGGCATTTGGCGCTGTTACTGCGAATGGGTGCAGTGGTGGCACGGGGCAGCAGGGCGGGGGAAACATGCGCGCCGGCGGCGGCGGGGGCGGTTCGCCCCTCAACTGCTCGGTCGGTGGCGACGGTTCGGCGAACGTTCCCGGCAGCGGCGGCAGCGGCGAGGGTGCGGGCGGCGCGGGCGGCGCATCGGGAGCGAATGGCGCCGACGGCGCGGCGCCGGGTGGCGGGGGCGGCGGCAGTGGGGACGGTGGCAGCGGCGGCAGCGGCGCGCGCGGCGAGGTGAGGCTCAGCTACGTGATCACCACCTACACGATCTCGGGAACGGTCACCAACGCCAATGGCGAGCCGCTCGCTAACGTGCTGGTTACTGCCGAGGGCGGTCATACGCAGGAAGTGTCGACCGATGCCGGAGGCGTTTTTTTGTTCGACGGCGTGACGCACGGCTCATCTAGCATCGCCGTTACCCCGGCGCTACAAGGTTACACCTTCGATCCAGACAGCCATCTCGTACCCGGCCCCGTAGACGCGGATGTCGTCAATGTGGACTTCACGGGAATGCCCGCGCTCGACCACGTTCGCCTGGAGCATCCCGGCAGCGGCTTAACGTGCCAAACGACGCCAGTGGTGGTCAGGTTGTGCGCCAACGCGGACTGTACCAAGCTACATACCGATCCGACGGAGGTCAGCCTCAGCCCGCCACAGGCATGGCCTGACGCCACCGTCACCGTCAGCGCAGGCAGCGCCCTGCTCGCACTCCGGCATCCGACGCCCGGCGTGCTCACCTTGGGCGCGAGCGCCGCCGGCGCGGCCTCCGCGAGCCAATGCGTTTCCGGGAGCGGCTGCCAGTTCACCGTGCATGAGGCGGGCTTTGCGCTCGAGCTTCCCAACATCGCGGCGTGCTCGGTCGGCGAGGGAATCATCCGTGCGGTGCGGGCCGATCCCAGCAATCCGGAACGCTGCATCGGCGACGGCGGTTTTGCGTCACGCACGGCCAGTCTCGGCTTTTGGTACACGTACAGCGATCCGGCGGACGGCCTACGGGGCGTGCATGTTCACACGGAGAGCCCGCCGATCGAACTCGGTGGCGTCTCGCCCGGCACACCCGTCGAGTTGGAGTTCGACGAAGCGGCCGAGGCGACGTTTAGCTTCAGCTATGCCGATGCCGGACGCATTGCGCTGCACACACGATTCGCCGACGACGAATTGCTGATGGAGGGTGCCGGTACCTTCGTGGCGGTGCCCGAACTGGTCATCGAGGCGCATGCGAGTGGCGGGGGTGGCGCGATGACCGCGGCCGGCTTGCCCAGCCCGCCTGATCGGCGGCACGCGGCCGGGTATCCCTTCGACATGCACGTGCGCGCCCAATGCGCAGATGGAAGCATCTCGCCCGGCTTGCACACACCGAGTTTCGCGCTCGACGACATCCAGATCGAACACGTGCTAGCCGAGCCCGCGGGTGGTGAGCCGGGGTCGCTGGCGGTGACTGCCTTCGCTGTCGAGGGTGGCCAGGCGACCGTGGTCGATCAGGCCGTGTCGGAGGTGGGTCGACACATCCTGCGTGTCGTGCCGCCGGATTACTTGGATGTGCCGATGAATTCGGTTGATCTCGTACCGGCGGCGCGCTTTACTCCGGGCTACTTCGACGTGTTGGTAATGGATCACGGGTGCAGCAACAGCCCCGGCATGACCTACAGCGGTCAGGCGCTCGGCGAGGTAGTCGTTAATGCCCAGCGCCACGGCGGGGGGCTGACCAGGAACTACGACGGCGCGTTGGGTTACGCCCAGGAGGTTCGTCTCGTGGATGCAGCAAACGATGCCGAAACAGGACTCAGCGGCCATGTGCTCGCGGCCAGCATATTCGCAAACGGTACCGCCTCCGTCATCAGGGACACCGGCACCGGCGCCGGTGTGACGTACACCTTCGACGACGTGGAGACCCTCCCCTACGACCTAACGTTACGCGCCGTCGACGCGGACGGAATCAGCTCAGCAACCGGTCTCGAAGACAAAACCGAGGTGCGCAGCGCACGCCTGCGCGTTGCCAACGCGCACGGCACCGATCAACTCGGCCTGCCCGTGCCACTGCGCATCGAGAGTTGGCGGGATCTGGGCGGCGGTCTCGCGACCTGGCTGATCGAACAAGACGATCAGTGCACGGACATCGTCCTCGGCGCGGTCAAGGACGAAGCCTACCAGGAAGACCTCAGCAGCATCACCATTGACGGAATCGCATTGGTCAATGGAGAAGGTGCGATTGAACTTGCAGCGCCACACGCCTACGGCAGCGTGGATCTCGTTGTGGATCTCGACAACGCCGGCGCACCTTGGCTCAAGTTCGACTGGGTCGGTAGCGGGAGTGCCGAGAATCCAAAGGGACGGGCGAGCTTCGGCATTTTCGGCGGCAATCCGAAGCGGTTGTACATGCAGGAGCGTTATTGA
- a CDS encoding pilus assembly protein MshP, with protein sequence MRHHGFALVSVLFLVVVLTGLGAYMVTLSSTQHYTTLLGVKGAQAYTAAHAGIEWGTYQALVGGSCAASSALSLMHGGVAGFAVTVSCESSPHTEANNTFNIYTIGAVATSGVPGDAAYVSRSISVVVTDAP encoded by the coding sequence ATGAGGCATCACGGCTTCGCGCTGGTCTCCGTTCTTTTCCTGGTCGTCGTGCTGACCGGGCTCGGCGCGTACATGGTCACGCTTTCCAGCACCCAGCACTACACCACGCTGCTGGGCGTGAAGGGGGCGCAGGCCTACACCGCCGCCCACGCGGGCATCGAATGGGGCACCTACCAAGCGCTGGTCGGGGGCAGCTGCGCCGCCAGCAGCGCGCTGTCGCTCATGCACGGGGGGGTGGCGGGTTTTGCGGTCACCGTCTCCTGCGAAAGCAGCCCGCACACGGAGGCGAACAACACGTTCAACATCTACACGATCGGCGCGGTCGCCACCTCCGGGGTTCCCGGCGACGCCGCTTATGTCTCCCGCAGTATCAGCGTGGTGGTGACCGATGCACCTTAG
- a CDS encoding type II secretion system F family protein has product MPQFRYKGRDLRGAAIEGRMEAASADAVADLLMNSSITPIDIREAHGDDRNVFAALNRRLQEQPPDLGELILLSRQLHTLTRAGVPLTRALRGLIESSRNAVLARALQQVLDDLEAGRELAVALARHEAIFTPLYVSLVRVGEQSGRLDDAFAQIARYLEQEKDTRERIKSALRYPTIVLIALAVAIGVINVLVIPAFAGIFERGGTDLPLATRALLATSNFFVVAWPYLIAAGVAGYLAVRQYVRTEAGRYRWDRLKLRLPLIGPIILRATLARFARTFAMTQRSGVPLIQGLTVVARAVDNAFVEERILQMRNGIERGESLSRTATATAMFTPLVLQMIAVGEETGAVDEMMDEVGAAYEREVDYDLKSLAANIEPVLLLAVGALVLILALGVFMPMWDMATAVRR; this is encoded by the coding sequence ATGCCGCAGTTCCGCTACAAGGGGCGCGACCTGCGCGGCGCGGCCATCGAAGGGCGCATGGAGGCCGCGTCGGCCGATGCGGTGGCCGACCTGCTGATGAACAGCAGCATCACCCCGATCGATATCCGCGAGGCACACGGCGACGACCGCAACGTGTTCGCCGCCCTCAACCGCCGCCTGCAGGAACAGCCGCCCGACCTGGGCGAGCTGATCCTGCTCAGCCGCCAACTGCACACCCTCACCCGCGCCGGCGTGCCGCTCACGCGCGCGCTGCGCGGGCTCATCGAGTCGAGCCGCAACGCCGTGCTCGCGCGCGCGCTGCAGCAGGTGCTCGACGACCTGGAGGCCGGCCGCGAACTCGCCGTGGCGCTCGCGCGCCACGAAGCGATCTTCACCCCGCTGTACGTCAGCCTGGTGCGCGTGGGCGAGCAGAGCGGGCGCCTGGACGACGCCTTTGCGCAGATCGCCCGCTACCTCGAGCAGGAGAAGGACACGCGCGAGCGCATCAAGTCGGCGCTGCGCTATCCGACCATCGTGCTGATCGCGCTGGCGGTCGCCATCGGGGTCATCAACGTGCTGGTGATCCCCGCCTTCGCCGGTATCTTCGAGCGCGGCGGCACCGATCTGCCGCTGGCCACCCGCGCGCTGCTCGCCACCTCCAACTTCTTCGTCGTCGCCTGGCCGTACCTCATCGCCGCGGGCGTAGCGGGCTACCTCGCCGTGCGTCAGTACGTGCGCACCGAGGCCGGGCGCTACCGCTGGGACCGCCTCAAGCTGCGCCTGCCACTCATCGGCCCCATCATCCTGCGCGCCACGCTGGCGCGCTTCGCGCGCACCTTCGCCATGACGCAGCGCTCGGGCGTGCCGCTGATCCAGGGCCTCACCGTGGTGGCGCGCGCGGTCGACAACGCCTTCGTCGAGGAGCGCATCCTGCAGATGCGCAACGGCATCGAGCGCGGCGAGAGCCTGTCGCGCACCGCCACCGCGACCGCCATGTTCACCCCCCTGGTGCTGCAGATGATCGCGGTGGGCGAGGAGACCGGCGCCGTGGACGAGATGATGGACGAGGTCGGCGCCGCCTACGAGCGCGAGGTCGACTACGACCTCAAGAGCCTCGCCGCCAACATCGAGCCGGTGCTGCTGCTCGCCGTCGGCGCGCTGGTGCTGATCCTCGCGCTCGGCGTGTTCATGCCCATGTGGGACATGGCCACCGCGGTCCGGCGCTAG
- a CDS encoding prepilin-type N-terminal cleavage/methylation domain-containing protein, which produces MSAPRLQRGLTLVELIIAIVVMGVAVSGVLLVFTTTVARSADPMIQQQAGAIAEAYMEEVLLRPFTVGPETGVRANFDDIFDYDGLDEPPTDQFGNALGLAGYNVRVEVTADPSEGLGGIPGSDVARIDVKVSHTSGHSVQLTGYRTNYE; this is translated from the coding sequence ATGAGCGCGCCCCGCCTTCAGCGAGGCCTTACCCTCGTCGAGCTGATCATCGCCATCGTCGTGATGGGCGTCGCCGTCTCCGGCGTACTGCTGGTCTTCACCACCACCGTGGCGCGCAGCGCCGATCCCATGATTCAGCAGCAGGCCGGCGCCATCGCCGAGGCGTATATGGAGGAGGTGCTGCTTCGCCCTTTCACGGTCGGACCCGAAACTGGGGTGCGCGCGAACTTCGACGACATCTTCGACTACGACGGACTGGACGAACCACCGACCGACCAGTTCGGCAACGCGCTCGGTCTGGCAGGATACAACGTGCGAGTGGAGGTCACCGCAGATCCGTCGGAGGGTTTGGGGGGCATCCCGGGCAGTGATGTCGCGCGCATCGACGTGAAGGTCAGCCACACTAGCGGGCACTCCGTGCAATTGACCGGCTACCGGACGAACTACGAATGA
- a CDS encoding O-antigen ligase family protein — MPSSSDTSLPPPSFRTTVASAAALLLLTIGIWFAVFHTGQRHDVLAAAFVLVVTALIAAHLRGRHTRWTPPTALDVLMLLFGGWLVMAALASPIPLVSGAEMLRLGLLFLGYALARALAPHAGLTTLLFLVVGATGSVFALLAVRAFFLGDPLPSGPFLNRNNFVAFLFLTSMFWGAALHCFEARLRPRPLVLAALAGAAAAPVFWVLGLVGSRGAILGALAGLIVLALLRPAYRRSPVLLGFLGGAVLGFLLASATTSGFMFARIATLGEPELAGASRFVIWQSLLPLIAESPWLGHGPGTLFMLWPPHRDPLDASAGFHAHNDVLAFAYAGGIPAALLFMGVLALALGTVFRQKETPAPSGSAWLIAGVIGVAVHALFTFNFSIAVILLLSGLALGLVAPAARGVTLQPIRSATRIGALVAAGLGLLLTAHAVTTAVGFRYHMSASEAERAGDYSAAFGAATQAIAWWPGADALRLHRGQILYRSVLAPDDAADNPMAPDAYRFVVADTEAALRLNPYRPWGYELNAQLALAGGRLGLVSEPELAAEQHLRAALARDPRTLSGRLLLAERLEARGDPEGALQVLMAARHFWYPRHTRKEYLDVTRALAQRLGDDQALERIPAD, encoded by the coding sequence GTGCCATCTTCGTCTGACACCAGCCTTCCCCCGCCTTCGTTCCGGACCACGGTCGCCTCCGCCGCCGCGCTACTGCTGCTGACGATCGGCATCTGGTTTGCCGTCTTCCACACGGGACAACGGCATGACGTCCTGGCGGCGGCGTTCGTGCTGGTAGTAACTGCTTTGATCGCAGCACACCTGCGCGGGCGGCATACCCGGTGGACCCCGCCCACCGCGCTCGATGTCCTCATGCTGCTGTTCGGCGGGTGGCTGGTGATGGCCGCGCTGGCCTCGCCCATACCCCTGGTGAGCGGCGCCGAGATGCTGAGGCTGGGCTTGCTGTTCTTGGGCTATGCGCTCGCGCGCGCGCTCGCGCCTCACGCCGGCCTCACCACCTTACTTTTTCTGGTGGTCGGCGCCACCGGCAGCGTGTTTGCACTGCTCGCGGTGCGCGCGTTTTTTCTTGGGGATCCACTGCCGAGCGGACCGTTCCTCAACCGCAACAACTTCGTCGCGTTCCTGTTTCTTACCAGCATGTTCTGGGGCGCCGCGCTGCATTGTTTCGAAGCACGGCTGCGGCCACGCCCGCTTGTACTGGCGGCCTTGGCAGGCGCCGCGGCGGCGCCTGTGTTCTGGGTGCTGGGCCTGGTCGGAAGTCGCGGCGCCATACTGGGCGCCTTGGCGGGCCTGATCGTCCTTGCGCTGCTGCGGCCCGCCTACCGCCGCTCCCCGGTCCTGTTAGGGTTCCTGGGCGGCGCGGTGCTCGGTTTCCTGCTCGCCAGCGCCACCACGAGTGGCTTCATGTTTGCCCGCATCGCCACCTTGGGCGAACCGGAGCTGGCGGGCGCTTCCCGGTTCGTCATCTGGCAAAGTCTCCTTCCGCTGATTGCGGAGAGCCCATGGCTCGGCCATGGGCCGGGTACCCTGTTCATGCTGTGGCCCCCGCATCGGGATCCACTGGACGCGAGCGCGGGCTTCCACGCACACAACGACGTGCTCGCGTTCGCCTACGCCGGAGGCATTCCGGCCGCCTTGCTGTTCATGGGCGTGCTCGCGCTGGCCCTCGGGACGGTCTTCCGGCAGAAAGAGACGCCCGCGCCGTCCGGCAGCGCGTGGCTGATAGCGGGCGTGATCGGGGTGGCGGTCCACGCGCTGTTTACCTTTAACTTTTCCATCGCGGTCATACTCTTACTGTCCGGCCTCGCGCTCGGGCTCGTCGCGCCCGCGGCACGCGGCGTCACGCTGCAACCCATCCGCAGCGCGACGCGCATTGGCGCGCTAGTCGCCGCAGGCCTGGGGCTGTTGCTGACCGCGCATGCAGTAACGACCGCCGTAGGCTTTCGCTACCACATGAGCGCGTCCGAGGCCGAGCGCGCGGGAGACTACTCAGCAGCGTTCGGCGCGGCCACGCAAGCCATTGCCTGGTGGCCGGGCGCAGACGCCTTGCGTCTACATCGGGGGCAAATCCTTTACCGCAGCGTCCTCGCGCCCGACGATGCGGCGGACAATCCTATGGCTCCCGACGCCTACCGCTTTGTCGTCGCCGACACCGAAGCGGCGCTGCGCTTGAACCCCTATCGCCCTTGGGGGTACGAGCTGAACGCGCAGTTGGCGCTCGCCGGCGGACGCCTGGGGCTGGTGTCGGAGCCTGAACTGGCTGCCGAGCAGCACTTGCGCGCTGCCCTGGCGCGCGATCCCCGGACGCTTTCCGGGCGCCTTCTGTTGGCCGAACGGCTGGAGGCACGAGGCGATCCGGAAGGCGCACTGCAGGTTCTCATGGCCGCCAGGCACTTCTGGTATCCTCGCCACACACGCAAGGAATATCTGGACGTCACCCGCGCACTCGCGCAGCGGCTAGGGGATGACCAGGCACTAGAGCGTATACCCGCCGACTGA
- a CDS encoding type II secretion system protein: MKKQQSGFTLIELIMVIVILGILAAVAIPKFIDLSDEAEVAAVKATAGALGAGSALNFAQNKLDSAKGTSIGDCDEISALVEGWDPAKYDIDPEALAAGESKECTVNRTGTGHQATFIGHGVS; encoded by the coding sequence ATGAAGAAACAGCAATCGGGCTTCACCCTCATCGAACTCATCATGGTCATCGTCATCCTCGGCATCCTGGCCGCGGTGGCGATTCCGAAGTTCATCGACCTGTCGGACGAGGCCGAAGTTGCCGCCGTGAAGGCGACCGCCGGGGCTCTCGGGGCCGGCTCGGCCCTCAACTTCGCGCAGAACAAACTCGACAGCGCGAAGGGCACAAGTATCGGCGACTGCGACGAAATTTCCGCGCTTGTCGAGGGTTGGGATCCGGCCAAGTATGACATCGATCCGGAAGCTCTCGCTGCGGGCGAATCCAAGGAGTGCACTGTCAACCGTACCGGCACCGGTCACCAGGCCACCTTCATCGGCCACGGTGTTAGCTAA
- the tadA gene encoding Flp pilus assembly complex ATPase component TadA, which yields MSQQKKLRIGDLLVEHKVISETQLQTALADQTKSGRKLGRVLIEHGYITEDQLLDFLSRQLRLPLVDLKHYQFNPATVRLLPETVARRYRVLALKDGADGVLVGMADPTDIFAFDELSRLLRRPVLQAVVREADLLRTLDLVYRRTDEISHLAEELGEEISQGDFDLAHLADNVSDTDAPVVKLLQTLFEDAVQVGASDIHIEPDEKVLRVRQRIDGLLHEHVVQERHISLAVVSRLKLMGGLNISEKRLPQDGRFNIRVKGRSIDVRLSTMPIQWGESVVMRLLDQSHGALDLEYVGMPPALLARFRRIIRKPHGLVLVTGPTGSGKTTTLYGALTELNTPAQKLITVEDPVEYRLPRVNQIQVHPRIGLTFATVLRAALRQDPDIVLVGEMRDHETAEIALRAAMTGHLVLSTLHTNDAISTTHRLLDMGAPGYLVASALTAVVAQRLVRRVCESCARPHEPSANQLAWLRSRLGERDEGPRFLRGQGCAHCNNTGYRGRVGVFELLEIDRALADALRTGDTVAFGAAAHAQEGFQTLADTALELALNGVTSLDEVLRIAGEIDLEVTDGAPAEAPPQGRAAGEAGA from the coding sequence GTGTCACAACAAAAGAAGCTGCGCATCGGCGATCTGCTGGTCGAGCACAAGGTTATCTCCGAGACGCAGCTGCAGACCGCGCTCGCCGATCAGACGAAAAGCGGCCGCAAGCTCGGGCGGGTGCTGATCGAGCACGGCTACATCACCGAAGACCAGCTGCTCGATTTCCTCTCACGCCAGCTGCGCCTGCCGCTGGTGGACCTCAAGCACTACCAGTTCAATCCCGCCACCGTGCGCCTGCTGCCCGAGACCGTGGCGCGCCGCTACCGCGTGCTGGCACTGAAGGACGGCGCCGACGGCGTGCTGGTGGGCATGGCCGACCCCACCGACATCTTCGCCTTCGATGAGCTCTCGCGCCTCCTGCGCCGCCCCGTGCTGCAAGCGGTGGTGCGCGAGGCAGACCTGCTGCGTACCCTGGACCTCGTCTACCGGCGCACCGACGAGATCAGTCACCTCGCCGAAGAACTCGGCGAAGAGATCTCTCAGGGCGACTTCGACCTCGCGCACTTGGCCGACAACGTCAGCGACACCGACGCCCCGGTGGTCAAACTGCTGCAGACGCTGTTCGAGGACGCGGTGCAGGTGGGCGCCTCGGACATCCACATCGAGCCCGACGAGAAGGTACTGCGCGTGCGCCAGCGCATCGACGGGCTGCTGCACGAGCACGTGGTGCAGGAGCGGCACATCTCACTGGCCGTGGTCTCGCGCCTCAAGTTGATGGGGGGGCTGAACATCTCCGAGAAGCGTCTGCCGCAGGACGGACGGTTCAACATCCGGGTGAAGGGCCGCAGCATCGACGTGCGCCTGTCCACCATGCCGATCCAGTGGGGCGAGTCGGTGGTCATGCGGCTGCTTGACCAGAGCCACGGCGCGCTCGACCTCGAGTACGTCGGCATGCCGCCCGCGCTGCTGGCCCGCTTCCGGCGCATCATCCGCAAGCCTCACGGGCTGGTGCTGGTCACCGGTCCGACCGGCAGCGGCAAGACCACCACGCTGTACGGCGCGCTGACCGAACTCAACACCCCCGCGCAGAAGCTCATCACGGTCGAGGACCCGGTCGAGTACCGGCTGCCGCGCGTCAACCAGATTCAGGTGCATCCGCGCATCGGCCTCACCTTCGCCACCGTGTTGCGCGCCGCGCTGCGTCAGGACCCCGACATCGTGCTGGTGGGCGAGATGCGCGACCACGAAACCGCCGAGATCGCCCTGCGCGCCGCCATGACCGGCCACCTCGTGCTCTCCACCCTGCACACCAACGACGCCATCAGCACCACGCACCGCTTGCTGGACATGGGCGCGCCCGGCTACCTGGTGGCGAGCGCGCTTACCGCCGTGGTCGCGCAGCGCCTGGTGCGACGGGTGTGCGAGAGCTGCGCACGCCCGCACGAGCCGAGCGCCAATCAGCTCGCGTGGCTGCGCAGCCGCCTCGGCGAGCGCGACGAGGGACCGCGCTTCCTGCGCGGACAAGGCTGCGCGCACTGCAACAACACCGGCTACCGCGGCCGCGTCGGCGTGTTCGAACTGCTGGAGATCGACCGTGCCCTGGCCGATGCGCTGCGCACCGGCGACACGGTCGCCTTCGGCGCTGCGGCGCACGCGCAGGAGGGCTTCCAGACCCTGGCCGATACCGCGCTGGAGCTGGCGTTGAACGGCGTCACCAGTCTGGATGAGGTACTGCGCATCGCCGGTGAGATCGATCTCGAGGTGACGGACGGCGCGCCGGCCGAGGCGCCGCCGCAGGGCCGCGCGGCCGGCGAGGCCGGCGCCTGA
- a CDS encoding pilus assembly protein MshO, whose amino-acid sequence MIVIVIAGIIAAGVSVFIRGPVEAWEAQHRRAELVDAAEMALRRMARDVRRAVPNSVRITGDDTLEMLNTLAGGRYRSSPGPGAASADKRLQFNQADTAFNIQGPFPTIASADNYRLVVYNLGIPGADAWTGDAVVTPPGTIINIEADDVPGEQAVTLAPGHQFALQSPYRRIFLVDTAVRYSCGDGEMRRHVGYLPPDSPPPGALVTENVGGCAFSYSPGTATRSGLVTARITLTDAGETITLLHQMHVDNAP is encoded by the coding sequence GTGATCGTCATCGTGATCGCCGGCATCATCGCCGCCGGGGTCTCGGTGTTCATCCGCGGACCGGTTGAGGCATGGGAGGCGCAACATCGGCGCGCGGAATTGGTCGACGCGGCGGAGATGGCGCTGCGGCGCATGGCGCGCGACGTACGGCGCGCGGTCCCGAACAGCGTGCGGATCACGGGCGACGACACCTTGGAAATGCTCAATACCCTGGCCGGTGGGCGCTATCGCTCGAGCCCGGGGCCCGGTGCGGCGTCCGCCGACAAGCGTCTGCAGTTCAACCAGGCGGATACCGCGTTTAATATCCAAGGTCCCTTTCCGACGATCGCGAGCGCGGACAACTATCGGCTGGTGGTTTACAACCTGGGCATTCCCGGCGCCGATGCCTGGACCGGCGATGCGGTTGTCACTCCACCCGGAACGATCATCAACATAGAGGCCGACGATGTACCCGGCGAACAGGCCGTCACGCTCGCGCCCGGTCACCAGTTCGCGCTGCAGTCTCCCTACCGGCGTATCTTTCTGGTTGACACCGCGGTGCGTTACAGCTGCGGCGATGGGGAGATGCGCCGCCACGTCGGTTATCTGCCGCCCGATTCACCGCCTCCCGGCGCATTGGTGACCGAGAACGTGGGCGGCTGCGCATTCAGCTATTCGCCGGGCACGGCGACACGCTCTGGGCTTGTGACCGCACGCATCACCCTCACCGACGCCGGCGAGACCATCACGCTGTTGCATCAGATGCACGTGGACAACGCGCCATGA
- a CDS encoding prepilin-type N-terminal cleavage/methylation domain-containing protein: protein MQDRRPQRGFTLVELITVLVILGILAVVAMPRFFDRTAFEARGFYDELVAATRYAQKLAVASGCDVHVNIGAGGYSLASDCSGPVPHPARAGTFAGSAPSGVALSAANITFDALGAAGGDVAVTVGSRSFNVIGATGYVQTK from the coding sequence ATGCAAGACCGACGTCCACAACGCGGCTTCACGCTCGTCGAGCTGATCACGGTCCTCGTCATCTTGGGGATCTTGGCAGTGGTGGCCATGCCGAGGTTCTTCGACAGGACCGCGTTCGAAGCGCGCGGTTTCTACGACGAACTGGTGGCGGCCACGCGCTACGCACAGAAGCTCGCAGTCGCGAGCGGCTGCGACGTCCACGTCAACATCGGCGCCGGCGGCTATAGCCTCGCCTCGGACTGCTCGGGGCCGGTGCCGCACCCCGCGCGCGCCGGCACGTTTGCGGGCAGCGCCCCCAGCGGCGTTGCGCTCAGCGCCGCGAACATCACCTTCGATGCGCTGGGCGCGGCGGGCGGCGACGTGGCGGTGACCGTCGGCAGCCGCAGCTTCAACGTCATCGGCGCCACCGGCTACGTGCAGACCAAATGA